The following proteins come from a genomic window of Populus alba chromosome 12, ASM523922v2, whole genome shotgun sequence:
- the LOC118030232 gene encoding uncharacterized protein, which yields MVITSPQHDSSSSSSPKRLSPGFLVSISCLMALCAKHASRVSSKLKTASKPTYKNSCSTINKSPRHSPRLPLARPKQLLTQISNKAITLMHRRRKGDQENVDVPLGPDDFGDGGVWQKAILMGDKCQPLDFSGVIYYDGSGKQLDEVPLKSPRASPLPAYLIRAPK from the coding sequence ATGGTCATAACATCACCACAACACGACTCCAGCTCTAGCTCATCACCAAAGAGGCTATCCCCAGGTTTCCTTGTCTCCATATCATGTCTCATGGCTCTTTGTGCCAAGCATGCAAGCCGTGTCTCAAGCAAGCTCAAAACAGCCAGCAAGCCAACCTACAAGAACAGCTGCAGCACCATCAACAAGAGCCCAAGACACTCTCCGAGATTGCCACTTGCAAGGCCAAAGCAGCTCTTGACACAAATAAGCAACAAGGCCATCACGTTGATGCATCGCCGGAGAAAGGGTGATCAGGAAAACGTTGATGTTCCTCTGGGTCCTGATGACTTTGGCGATGGTGGTGTCTGGCAGAAGGCTATCTTGATGGGTGATAAGTGTCAGCCATTGGATTTCTCAGGGGTAATTTATTATGATGGTAGCGGGAAGCAGCTTGACGAGGTTCCTCTAAAGTCCCCACGTGCGAGTCCCTTGCCTGCGTACTTGATTCGTGCACCAAAATAG